Proteins encoded in a region of the Inquilinus sp. KBS0705 genome:
- a CDS encoding VCBS repeat-containing protein, whose product MMTSLRLINYVKLNMLNYNFYKYSKICCLLMAVCALLGACKSKLPGDGIFKLLPAQESHVDFVNKNIATDSVNILDYLYFYNGAGVATADFNNDGLQDIYFVSNQGSNKLYLNKGGLKFEDVTEKAGMAGTGNWKTGVTVVDVNGDGYKDIYLSVVANYKGFKGKNQLFINNGNMTFTESAAKYGLDFSGFSTQASFFDYDKDGDLDMFLLTSSVHSNDTYGDSTLRTKVSHDAGDHLFRNDGGHFIDVTTTSGIYAAPIGYGLGVSVGDLNNDGWDDIYVSNDFFEQDYYYLNQHDGTFKEELRSAFGHTSLFSMGNTLADVNKDGHLDVISTDMLPEDIKALRSTINDEPLDIYNQEVNAGYYYQYSKNSLQLNVGNGKKFVDISLYAGMSATDWTWSPLVNDYDMDGRKDMFFSNGIKKRLNDMDYLKYLGDPNVIKDFKTSRFFDREKINLMPDGQVHNYLYHGTGDLKFNDVSVGNDMGNASISSGSVAVDLDNDGDMELVTNNMDEPAFIYQNLTMEKQKDKKPAYLKFSVKYTAANRDGIGTKFFLRSLQQIDHQEIQTSTAFESTQGLNVQFTFLPNDKPVELMVLWPDNTYQVIKNFVLNKQTVITYNKSQAQTTTDVAGLINSYIDNKKQLNSVEVKTTKIADVAVYETPDFNYSNLLPHTYLPHTAAVAVGDANNDGIDDIYIGNIAGGEKYILQGTKSGNFTKVAVDAFTPFKDTGDTQAQWADINNDGLPDLIVISANHPFAEPGKRIEPRLYINKGNFKFEYKALPKANSLLSKIFVYDFDGDGKNDIFLSSSVSFTNYTQPATSVVMLNKGDGNFALAPKAAYAQLTGINYVTNITATDIDRNGKADIVVSSEWNPVQIFLNKNNKLVKFSSTLLEDERGWWQSAVIADIDGDGKADLLAGNWGENSKYNVNHQQPLYGYNNDLDGDGKNDLIVSYFFKGKYYPFRPKNDLEQELPYIKKEFLSFQKMADKTTEEIFKDKLTDSGRLVANQFKSIFISDILHAKTVTALPYLYQQAPILSITPLNNNQNDFLLNGNFWGVVPYEGKYDALGLVAMHYDKAAKQFAMPEYWINPHLNFQEIGYLQPCKTAAGLGYIVATYEGKLLLVTK is encoded by the coding sequence ATGATGACAAGCTTAAGGCTTATAAACTACGTTAAGCTTAACATGCTAAACTATAACTTTTACAAATATTCAAAAATTTGCTGCCTGTTAATGGCAGTGTGTGCTTTATTGGGTGCGTGCAAATCAAAACTGCCCGGCGATGGTATATTTAAACTGCTACCCGCCCAGGAAAGTCACGTAGATTTTGTAAATAAAAACATAGCTACCGACTCTGTTAATATACTTGATTACCTATATTTTTATAATGGTGCCGGTGTAGCAACAGCCGATTTTAATAACGATGGTTTACAGGATATTTACTTTGTATCTAACCAGGGCTCTAATAAATTATACTTAAACAAGGGCGGCTTAAAGTTTGAAGATGTTACTGAAAAGGCGGGGATGGCCGGTACCGGTAACTGGAAGACTGGTGTAACTGTAGTAGATGTAAATGGCGACGGTTATAAAGATATTTACTTAAGCGTAGTAGCTAACTACAAAGGCTTTAAAGGTAAAAACCAGCTGTTTATTAACAACGGAAATATGACTTTTACAGAGTCGGCGGCTAAGTATGGGCTGGATTTTTCAGGTTTTTCTACACAGGCTTCATTTTTTGATTATGATAAGGATGGCGACCTCGATATGTTCCTGCTTACGTCGTCTGTACATAGTAATGATACTTACGGTGACTCGACTTTGCGCACCAAGGTAAGCCACGATGCCGGCGACCATTTGTTTAGGAACGACGGCGGGCATTTTATCGATGTTACCACAACATCGGGCATATATGCTGCACCAATAGGTTACGGGCTGGGTGTTAGTGTAGGCGATTTAAATAACGATGGTTGGGATGATATTTATGTAAGTAATGATTTTTTTGAGCAGGATTACTATTACTTAAATCAGCACGACGGTACTTTCAAGGAAGAGTTAAGATCAGCCTTTGGCCATACCAGCTTATTCTCGATGGGTAATACACTCGCCGATGTAAATAAAGATGGGCACCTGGATGTGATCAGTACGGATATGTTACCCGAGGATATAAAAGCGCTTAGGTCAACCATAAACGATGAACCTTTGGATATTTATAATCAGGAGGTAAATGCAGGTTATTATTACCAATACTCAAAAAACAGCCTACAGCTTAATGTTGGTAATGGTAAAAAGTTTGTTGATATAAGCTTGTACGCGGGTATGTCGGCAACGGATTGGACTTGGTCGCCGTTGGTGAATGATTATGATATGGATGGTCGTAAGGACATGTTCTTTTCTAACGGGATAAAAAAGCGCTTAAACGACATGGATTACCTGAAATATCTTGGCGATCCGAACGTGATAAAGGATTTTAAAACCAGCCGTTTTTTCGACAGGGAAAAAATAAACCTGATGCCCGATGGGCAGGTGCATAACTATCTGTATCACGGTACCGGCGATTTAAAGTTTAACGATGTATCAGTAGGGAACGATATGGGTAATGCTTCCATATCATCAGGCTCAGTAGCAGTAGATCTGGATAATGACGGCGATATGGAATTGGTCACCAATAATATGGATGAGCCGGCATTTATCTACCAAAACCTTACGATGGAAAAGCAGAAAGACAAAAAGCCTGCTTACCTTAAGTTTAGCGTGAAATATACTGCTGCTAACCGCGATGGCATAGGAACAAAATTTTTCCTGAGATCGTTACAGCAGATAGATCATCAGGAGATACAAACCAGTACAGCTTTTGAAAGTACGCAGGGTTTAAATGTGCAGTTCACCTTTTTGCCCAACGATAAACCGGTTGAATTGATGGTGCTTTGGCCTGATAACACTTACCAGGTTATAAAAAACTTTGTTCTTAACAAGCAAACTGTAATAACCTATAACAAAAGCCAGGCACAAACCACTACTGATGTTGCAGGCCTTATAAATAGTTATATCGATAATAAAAAACAGCTGAATAGTGTAGAGGTGAAAACCACCAAAATAGCTGATGTTGCGGTATACGAAACCCCCGATTTTAATTACTCAAATCTTTTACCGCATACTTATTTGCCACATACTGCCGCTGTAGCCGTCGGCGATGCCAATAACGATGGTATAGACGATATTTACATAGGTAATATAGCGGGCGGCGAAAAATATATTTTGCAGGGCACAAAAAGCGGCAACTTCACAAAAGTTGCAGTTGATGCCTTTACGCCTTTTAAAGATACAGGCGATACGCAAGCGCAATGGGCCGACATCAACAATGATGGATTGCCCGACTTGATAGTGATAAGTGCTAACCATCCCTTTGCCGAACCGGGGAAACGAATTGAACCCCGCCTTTACATAAACAAAGGCAATTTTAAATTTGAATACAAAGCATTGCCGAAAGCCAATTCATTACTATCAAAAATATTTGTTTATGATTTTGATGGCGATGGCAAAAACGACATTTTTTTAAGCAGTAGTGTATCATTTACCAATTATACCCAACCAGCTACATCTGTTGTAATGCTAAACAAAGGCGATGGTAACTTCGCTTTAGCACCTAAGGCTGCTTACGCACAACTTACAGGTATTAATTACGTAACTAATATTACTGCAACAGATATCGACCGTAATGGTAAGGCCGATATTGTAGTAAGTTCCGAATGGAACCCGGTACAGATATTTTTAAATAAAAATAACAAGCTGGTCAAATTCTCATCAACCTTATTAGAAGATGAAAGGGGATGGTGGCAATCTGCGGTTATAGCGGATATAGACGGCGATGGTAAGGCCGACCTGCTTGCGGGTAACTGGGGCGAAAACAGCAAGTATAATGTTAACCATCAGCAACCACTATACGGCTATAATAACGATTTGGACGGAGACGGTAAAAATGACCTGATCGTATCTTACTTTTTTAAAGGGAAATACTACCCCTTTAGGCCAAAAAATGATCTTGAACAGGAACTGCCTTATATCAAAAAAGAGTTTTTAAGCTTCCAGAAAATGGCCGACAAAACCACCGAAGAGATATTTAAAGATAAACTTACCGATAGCGGCCGTTTAGTTGCCAACCAGTTCAAAAGCATATTTATAAGCGATATTTTGCATGCTAAAACTGTTACCGCATTGCCATACTTATATCAGCAAGCGCCAATACTGTCAATAACGCCGCTTAATAATAACCAAAATGATTTTTTACTTAATGGCAACTTTTGGGGTGTAGTACCGTACGAAGGTAAGTATGATGCCCTGGGCCTGGTTGCTATGCATTACGATAAAGCAGCAAAACAGTTTGCCATGCCCGAGTATTGGATAAATCCGCATTTGAATTTTCAGGAGATAGGTTACCTGCAGCCATGTAAAACCGCTGCCGGGCTTGGTTATATAGTGGCTACTTACGAAGGTAAGCTGCTATTAGTAACTAAATAA
- a CDS encoding vanadium-dependent haloperoxidase: MNRFLFLFAAAILALASCKKPDYQKFTHDPELYRSTVKKLNDIVLENNFPPVIASRNYAYANIAAYQTIAAGDPKHYRSLSGQIKHLPATPLPPKDKEIDFQFASLLSFCYVGNAVTFPEGSMTIYIDELKQKVKDAGMPSDVFDNSVAYSDVVAKYIMQWSKKDNYAQTRSASKYTVNRQDGRWIPTPPMYAQALEPHWGEIRPMVLDSASQIPAPEPPAYNMKDKNSKFYKELMQVKGMVDSLSVDQKHMADFWDDNAFKLNVIGHASFATKKFSPGGHWMNIAGYGSVLSKADFNTTVAAYAETSIALFDAFINCWYVKYKANSVRPETVITKLIDADWRPYIQTPPFPEYISGHAVISAAAAEVLTYNFGDNIAYTDSSESEFGIAPRKFTSFRNAAQEAAISRVYGGIHYKIACDVGNVTGRKIGDLVAEKLQLKIK, translated from the coding sequence ATGAACCGTTTCCTGTTTTTATTTGCAGCAGCGATATTAGCCCTTGCGTCCTGTAAAAAGCCCGACTACCAAAAATTTACCCACGACCCCGAATTGTACCGCAGCACTGTAAAAAAGCTTAACGATATTGTACTCGAAAATAATTTCCCGCCGGTTATAGCTTCACGTAACTATGCTTATGCCAATATAGCTGCCTACCAAACCATAGCAGCCGGCGACCCAAAACATTACCGCTCGCTATCGGGGCAAATAAAACACCTGCCCGCCACACCACTACCCCCTAAGGATAAAGAGATAGATTTTCAATTTGCATCCCTATTATCCTTTTGTTATGTGGGTAACGCGGTAACCTTCCCCGAGGGTAGCATGACTATTTACATAGACGAGTTAAAGCAAAAAGTAAAAGATGCCGGCATGCCTTCAGATGTATTTGATAACTCGGTTGCTTACTCGGATGTGGTTGCTAAATATATTATGCAATGGAGCAAAAAAGATAATTATGCCCAGACGCGCTCGGCAAGTAAATATACCGTTAACCGCCAGGATGGCCGCTGGATACCCACACCACCCATGTATGCGCAGGCACTTGAGCCGCACTGGGGCGAAATACGGCCAATGGTGTTAGATTCGGCATCACAAATACCGGCGCCAGAGCCGCCTGCTTATAATATGAAAGATAAAAACAGCAAGTTTTACAAAGAACTTATGCAGGTAAAAGGAATGGTTGATAGCCTTAGCGTAGATCAAAAGCACATGGCCGATTTTTGGGACGATAATGCCTTTAAATTAAATGTTATAGGCCACGCATCGTTTGCTACCAAAAAGTTTTCGCCAGGGGGGCACTGGATGAATATTGCAGGCTATGGGTCGGTTTTAAGTAAGGCAGACTTTAACACAACCGTGGCCGCTTATGCCGAAACAAGCATTGCTTTGTTTGATGCCTTTATTAATTGTTGGTATGTAAAGTACAAGGCCAACAGTGTTCGCCCCGAAACGGTTATTACCAAGCTGATAGATGCCGATTGGAGGCCATATATTCAAACACCGCCATTCCCCGAATATATTAGCGGCCACGCGGTTATCTCTGCTGCCGCTGCCGAGGTTTTAACATATAATTTTGGCGATAACATAGCCTATACCGATTCATCCGAATCGGAATTTGGCATAGCGCCGCGCAAGTTTACGTCGTTTCGTAATGCTGCACAGGAGGCCGCCATATCTCGTGTTTATGGCGGAATACATTACAAAATTGCCTGCGATGTAGGCAATGTAACTGGGCGCAAAATTGGCGACCTGGTGGCCGAAAAATTACAATTGAAAATAAAGTAA
- a CDS encoding glycoside hydrolase family 65 protein: MRRFLLVYTATMLLAIFSATAQSISPWIIKADKIDPNNYYGITAANGMIGIVSSPEPFKVKNVVLAGAYDLYGRGRVSNFLNSFNLLNMYLEVDGKRLDAKMVSNFKQELDMQHAAFTTTFDYGDKATIKYTYYSLRQLPYTVLMDVAVTAKKSINITAASVMEAPDALKEVQNYYNEIDRPHVTISLLTSTAKSPTGKLQLCASTSFLFNEEHGKEPRVIHEMWDNNMHLMKFSHAVAAGQTYAYGVTGSSITSAHHADPLNEAERLTIFALLEGKKRLIEFHNKAWDELWKSDIQIEGDPQAQQDVHSMLYHLYSFSRAGTTLSPSPMGLSGLGYNGHVFWDTDLWMFPAMLVLHPEISKSMVEYRFERLENARRNAFSHGYKGAMFPWESADSGVEETPVWALSGPFEHHITADVANAAWNYYCVTQDKQWLREKGWPILSATADFWASRVERNGPGHYDIKNVVAADEWAENIDNNAFTNAAAQANLRNATAAAKILGMQADTDWVNVANNIPILKMANGVTQEHAQYKGEGIKQADVNLLAYPLKTITDPAQIKKDLEYYETRVPNEGTPAMTQGVFALLYARLGDGQKAYHWFKEAYEPNLNPPFRVIAETKGGTNPYFATGAGGIIQSLLMGFGGLDITPEGIVQLKSKLPANWKSLKITGVGVKKETYTVK; the protein is encoded by the coding sequence ATGAGAAGATTTTTATTGGTCTACACGGCTACAATGCTATTGGCAATATTTAGTGCAACTGCGCAAAGCATAAGCCCATGGATAATTAAAGCCGATAAAATAGACCCCAATAACTATTACGGTATAACTGCCGCTAACGGTATGATAGGTATTGTATCATCGCCCGAGCCATTTAAGGTAAAAAATGTGGTGCTTGCCGGTGCATATGATCTTTATGGCCGTGGCCGCGTGAGCAACTTTTTAAACAGTTTTAACCTGCTTAACATGTACCTTGAGGTTGATGGCAAACGCCTTGATGCCAAAATGGTAAGCAACTTTAAGCAAGAACTGGATATGCAGCATGCTGCTTTTACCACCACTTTTGATTACGGCGATAAAGCAACCATAAAATATACTTACTACTCGTTAAGGCAACTCCCTTACACCGTTTTGATGGATGTAGCGGTTACCGCTAAAAAATCGATCAATATTACTGCTGCCAGTGTAATGGAGGCCCCTGATGCCTTAAAGGAAGTACAAAATTATTACAACGAGATAGACCGGCCGCATGTTACTATAAGCCTTTTAACATCAACCGCTAAAAGCCCTACAGGCAAGCTGCAGCTATGTGCCTCAACATCGTTTTTGTTTAACGAAGAGCATGGTAAAGAGCCACGTGTGATACACGAAATGTGGGATAATAACATGCACCTGATGAAGTTTAGTCATGCTGTTGCTGCCGGGCAAACTTACGCTTACGGAGTCACTGGTTCGTCAATCACATCGGCCCACCATGCCGACCCGCTAAACGAGGCAGAGCGTTTAACTATTTTTGCTTTGCTTGAAGGCAAAAAGCGTTTAATAGAATTTCATAATAAAGCGTGGGACGAGCTTTGGAAAAGCGATATACAAATTGAAGGCGACCCGCAAGCGCAGCAGGATGTGCATAGTATGCTGTATCATTTATACTCGTTCTCGCGTGCGGGTACCACCTTATCACCTTCGCCGATGGGTTTATCGGGATTAGGGTATAACGGCCATGTGTTTTGGGACACCGACCTGTGGATGTTCCCGGCTATGCTGGTACTGCACCCCGAGATATCAAAATCGATGGTAGAATACCGTTTTGAACGATTAGAGAATGCGCGAAGGAACGCTTTTTCGCATGGATACAAGGGAGCCATGTTCCCCTGGGAAAGTGCCGATAGCGGGGTAGAGGAAACACCTGTATGGGCATTAAGCGGCCCGTTTGAGCACCACATTACTGCCGATGTAGCCAACGCTGCATGGAATTATTACTGCGTAACACAGGATAAACAATGGCTGCGCGAAAAAGGCTGGCCTATATTAAGCGCCACCGCCGATTTTTGGGCAAGCAGGGTAGAGCGTAACGGCCCCGGCCATTATGATATTAAAAACGTAGTAGCTGCCGACGAGTGGGCCGAGAATATTGATAATAACGCCTTCACCAATGCCGCTGCACAGGCCAACCTGCGCAATGCTACTGCCGCTGCCAAAATATTGGGTATGCAAGCCGATACTGATTGGGTAAATGTGGCTAACAACATTCCTATTTTAAAAATGGCCAATGGCGTAACACAGGAGCATGCCCAATACAAAGGCGAGGGTATTAAACAAGCCGATGTAAACTTATTAGCTTATCCACTAAAAACCATTACCGACCCGGCCCAGATAAAAAAAGACCTGGAATACTACGAAACCCGTGTACCAAACGAAGGTACCCCCGCCATGACACAGGGTGTATTTGCCCTGCTATACGCCCGTTTAGGCGATGGACAAAAGGCTTATCATTGGTTTAAAGAAGCCTATGAGCCCAACCTTAACCCGCCGTTTAGGGTAATAGCCGAGACCAAGGGCGGCACTAACCCATATTTTGCAACAGGAGCGGGTGGTATTATCCAAAGCCTGCTGATGGGTTTCGGCGGATTGGATATCACGCCCGAAGGCATCGTACAATTAAAAAGTAAGCTACCCGCTAATTGGAAATCGTTAAAAATTACAGGTGTTGGGGTAAAGAAGGAAACTTATACGGTGAAGTAA
- a CDS encoding TIGR03643 family protein has translation MSKPAIITNLTIVDIDRIIEMAWEDRTPFDAIKTQFGLSEQNVIDLMRRQMKLSSFKMWRARVQGRQTKHAKLQVDGTDRFKCNLQRQITLNKISKR, from the coding sequence ATGAGTAAACCTGCAATTATTACAAATCTAACTATTGTAGATATTGACCGGATCATAGAGATGGCATGGGAAGACCGCACGCCATTTGACGCCATTAAAACGCAGTTTGGCCTTAGCGAACAAAATGTAATAGACCTAATGCGCAGGCAAATGAAGCTATCAAGTTTTAAGATGTGGCGGGCAAGGGTGCAGGGCAGGCAAACCAAGCATGCAAAATTACAAGTTGATGGTACCGACAGGTTTAAATGCAACCTGCAACGCCAAATCACCCTGAATAAGATAAGTAAACGTTAA
- the treA gene encoding alpha,alpha-trehalase TreA, translating to MIKKLTLIAFLFLAVYANAQQKTPRQLFPGLFEAVQSSDIFPDNKTFVDCTPKYEPYQIMKAYNEQLGKAGFNLKEFVLTNFTVPAAATHAFQTNIEEGIRKHIDTLWQVLQRKPDETSKLSSLAALPNPYIVPGGRFREIYYWDSYFTMLGLQESHQEKVISHMIDNFAYLIDTYGFIPNGNRAYYLTRSQPPFFSMMVGLLAKSEGNAILTKYQPQLIKEYNYWMLGGAALGNNQAAHRVVRMNDGTLLNRYWDESDEPREESYIKDVDAAKLTKQPLPVFYHNIRAAAASGWDFSSRWFDGSVKLETIKTTDLVPVDLNCLLYNLEQTIARSYQIKGDNAQYQAYTAKAESRKKAILKYCWNEQTQWFGDYNWATQQFSAIPTLAAAFPLEFKIASPVQAKKIAEGLKANFLKPGGLVTTLNFSGQQWDAPNGWAPLQYMAIDGLENYGHSELAKDIATRWLQLNIRVFKQTGKLLEKYNVVDTSLTAGGGEYPLQDGFGWTNGVLLKLMNRYKFDEKKGE from the coding sequence ATGATAAAGAAGCTTACCCTTATAGCATTTTTGTTTTTAGCTGTTTATGCCAATGCACAGCAAAAAACACCACGCCAGTTATTTCCCGGATTGTTTGAAGCGGTACAATCATCTGATATATTTCCGGATAACAAAACCTTTGTGGATTGTACACCAAAGTATGAGCCATACCAGATAATGAAGGCCTATAACGAGCAATTGGGCAAAGCAGGCTTTAACCTTAAAGAATTTGTATTAACAAACTTTACAGTACCTGCAGCTGCAACCCATGCTTTTCAAACGAATATTGAGGAAGGCATACGCAAGCATATTGATACCTTATGGCAAGTGTTGCAACGCAAGCCTGATGAAACATCTAAACTATCTTCGCTGGCGGCATTGCCCAACCCTTACATTGTGCCAGGCGGCCGTTTCCGCGAAATATACTATTGGGATTCGTACTTTACGATGCTTGGACTACAGGAAAGTCACCAGGAAAAGGTTATCAGCCACATGATAGATAATTTTGCCTACCTTATAGATACCTACGGGTTTATACCTAATGGTAACCGCGCTTATTATCTTACCCGTTCGCAACCGCCGTTTTTTTCGATGATGGTTGGCCTGCTGGCAAAAAGCGAAGGCAATGCTATATTAACCAAGTATCAGCCACAACTAATAAAGGAATACAACTATTGGATGCTGGGCGGCGCCGCGCTGGGCAATAACCAGGCAGCACATAGGGTAGTACGCATGAATGATGGCACCTTGCTTAACCGTTACTGGGACGAAAGCGATGAGCCCAGGGAAGAATCGTACATAAAAGATGTGGATGCGGCCAAGTTGACTAAGCAGCCCTTACCGGTATTTTACCATAACATACGTGCTGCCGCGGCATCGGGCTGGGACTTTAGCAGCCGTTGGTTTGATGGATCGGTAAAGCTGGAAACCATAAAAACTACCGACCTGGTACCTGTAGACCTGAACTGCCTGCTGTATAACCTGGAGCAAACCATTGCCCGTAGCTACCAAATTAAAGGTGATAATGCACAATACCAAGCCTATACTGCAAAGGCAGAGTCCCGAAAAAAAGCTATACTAAAATATTGCTGGAATGAACAAACACAATGGTTTGGCGATTATAACTGGGCCACTCAGCAATTTTCGGCGATACCAACCTTGGCAGCAGCCTTTCCACTGGAGTTTAAGATAGCCAGCCCCGTACAAGCCAAAAAAATAGCCGAAGGTTTAAAGGCTAACTTTTTAAAACCCGGCGGCTTGGTTACCACGCTTAACTTTAGCGGCCAGCAATGGGATGCGCCAAACGGATGGGCTCCATTGCAGTATATGGCCATTGATGGCCTCGAAAACTATGGCCACAGCGAGTTAGCCAAGGATATTGCTACCCGCTGGCTGCAGCTAAACATCCGCGTGTTTAAACAAACCGGTAAACTGCTGGAAAAATACAACGTAGTAGATACCAGCCTTACCGCCGGCGGCGGCGAATACCCCCTGCAAGACGGCTTCGGCTGGACCAACGGGGTGCTGTTAAAGTTGATGAACCGGTATAAGTTTGATGAGAAGAAGGGGGAATAA
- the eat gene encoding ethanolamine permease: MENVNVKQLKKVLKPIHLWAIAVGLVISGEYFGWNFGWGVAGTIGFLIATVVVTVMYITFIFSYTELTTTIPHAGGAFAYAYRTMGPFGGLIAGYATLIDFVLATPAIAFSLGSYLHFLHPALGVLPSALFFNAVFIALNIYGVKESAAFSVFITILAVGELLLFMGVVGPHFKMSNYLTDPMPFGWSGVFAALPFAVWFYLAIEGVAMVAEEVDNPKRNIPRGYIYALGTLVFLALGVMILTGGITNWHQLSSIAYPLPEAIGIVLGKTSGLTQLFASIGLFGLIASIHGTILASSRQVFAMARSGYLPRPLAQVSDKFKTPHWAIIAAGIISVIALYMGTIDQILILSVLGAVVMYMMSMISLFILRKTEPHIERPFTAPFYPVFPAVALIIASVCMFAIIYYNFKISLIFFAGLAFIMVIFVIMGKHKQKIMDDAMLERVV, from the coding sequence TTGGAAAACGTAAATGTTAAACAATTAAAAAAGGTTTTAAAACCAATTCATTTATGGGCAATTGCCGTAGGCCTGGTCATATCTGGCGAATACTTTGGGTGGAATTTTGGTTGGGGGGTAGCAGGTACCATTGGCTTTTTAATAGCTACCGTGGTGGTAACAGTAATGTACATCACCTTTATTTTTAGCTATACAGAACTAACTACAACCATACCCCACGCGGGTGGTGCTTTTGCGTACGCATACCGTACCATGGGGCCGTTTGGTGGCTTAATTGCCGGTTATGCCACACTGATAGATTTTGTGCTGGCAACGCCTGCTATAGCGTTTTCGTTGGGGAGTTATCTGCACTTTTTGCATCCTGCGCTGGGTGTTTTACCATCAGCATTGTTTTTTAATGCTGTGTTTATTGCGCTTAATATTTATGGGGTTAAAGAGTCGGCCGCTTTTTCGGTTTTTATAACCATACTGGCAGTAGGCGAGCTATTGCTTTTTATGGGTGTGGTTGGTCCGCACTTTAAAATGAGCAATTACTTAACCGACCCTATGCCATTTGGTTGGAGCGGTGTATTTGCCGCGCTGCCTTTTGCGGTATGGTTTTACCTGGCTATTGAAGGTGTAGCCATGGTAGCCGAAGAAGTTGATAACCCTAAAAGAAACATCCCCCGGGGATATATATATGCCCTGGGTACACTGGTTTTTTTGGCCCTTGGGGTAATGATACTTACCGGCGGTATTACTAATTGGCACCAGCTAAGCAGCATAGCCTACCCGCTGCCCGAAGCTATTGGCATTGTGTTGGGTAAAACCAGCGGCCTAACCCAACTATTTGCCAGCATAGGGTTATTCGGGCTTATAGCATCTATACACGGTACCATACTGGCATCATCAAGGCAGGTGTTTGCAATGGCCCGCAGCGGCTATTTGCCCCGCCCGCTGGCACAGGTAAGCGACAAATTTAAAACACCCCATTGGGCTATTATAGCAGCAGGGATAATAAGTGTTATAGCACTATATATGGGTACTATCGATCAGATACTCATCCTATCCGTTTTAGGTGCGGTGGTAATGTATATGATGAGCATGATCAGTCTGTTTATCCTCCGCAAAACCGAGCCGCATATTGAGCGGCCGTTTACGGCGCCATTTTATCCGGTTTTCCCGGCTGTTGCTTTAATTATCGCATCAGTGTGTATGTTTGCTATTATCTATTACAATTTTAAGATAAGCCTGATATTTTTTGCAGGGCTGGCCTTTATCATGGTGATATTTGTAATAATGGGTAAGCACAAACAAAAGATAATGGATGATGCAATGCTCGAGAGAGTGGTATAG